A single region of the Lacerta agilis isolate rLacAgi1 chromosome 9, rLacAgi1.pri, whole genome shotgun sequence genome encodes:
- the LOC117053257 gene encoding cytochrome b-c1 complex subunit 6, mitochondrial-like: protein MGWQDEKELEGRSRDPKEEEEEEEELVDPLTTVREHCEQIEKCVKAQERLEECNAPVSSKSHAEEKCTEELFDFLHARDHCVAHKLFSKLK, encoded by the coding sequence ATGGGGTGGCAGGATGAGAAGGAGCTGGAAGGCCGGAGCAGGGaccccaaggaggaggaggaagaagaagaagagcttgtgGATCCTTTAACTACTGTCAGGGAGCATTGTGAACAGATTGAGAAATGTGTGAAAGCTCAGGAACGTTTAGAGGAGTGTAATGCTCCAGTGTCATCCAAGTCTCATGCAGAGGAGAAGTGTACAGAGGAACTCTTTGACTTCTTGCATGCTAGAGACCATTGCGTGGCTCATAAACTCTTCAGCAAATTGAAATAA